One segment of Brassica napus cultivar Da-Ae chromosome C3, Da-Ae, whole genome shotgun sequence DNA contains the following:
- the LOC106404172 gene encoding uncharacterized protein LOC106404172, which yields MSMPFSPTTAVLATTLDMVRLFLILYGRMCLRYEPATSSERCLSSKSLLPVSLTASTLASKQTVFHLSRERTDDKFSLVRWFRFKMDKLDFTQRLYSVGQEPFPNKSIAYYSDDSKLFPALKEALEADEWEELKNSRVGVFLKFHEMKFGWASRLVHYILYFQLNCKKKFELWSLVGVEPLRFSLHEFEEITGLNCEYVKNLENPLVEVTTDMKAFWAQMGVNFDRGPSIDELTTACQMCRTWSRDDRLRLGYLAIYAGFIEAARTSPPTRASLTRLVMDLDAFEDYPWGRVAFKFLMESVKGVDLTKTYAIEGFVQVLQVWVYCCLPEFGAGFGHPIEGSPTPPLLAFLGGKGKRRLQENMLKQTRTKNFTMKDYSEMFPRWDGELEDEKADNIVKAVFSSGWAWEQSHWPLVGTKLWTNVKVEILPMKTEAGQMVRSLKTVSPSRTQSDAESRKKARESPGLDVETMKGEIVRWLTGLTSNMVEGQSRCENTLKTQSRMIEGLTTQVGAVEKMVREGWKEDHTKADSSTDVPEANKSDGDKAKKDSAEESKGDESDESKGEESKGEESRAEESKAAETAPKGMTTRAKARDTQATVSESENENGGISVVVVDKEQSCIEYGSVKKLKQVGKVRAARIVARAKSERQRRLAATQQSPFDGNNTEKVIIPNQPKQGQGYNPFANPDRQKLSALLDWVKLDPKWRQKVKGSSSHWFYILLTPTKWSIDTHMDAGINLLRLRYTKHPEWFRSDRFCILDAVFTQMWTAKYSEFLASPANPDGSGKLLPPGALDYYTGEEPAYNRSNKTWALEIDDIYVPLLVKNDHWVACWISIPRRRIVIWDSYLAYATDAEIAKAVKPIAHMLPYMLRMLSTGAERELYTVDFTHERESGVPQNKQSGDCGVYCLKYIECHALDMPFPPHELCDKKIKTIRSQMASEIFDETRINGTEKRDYKHLGLYD from the exons ATGTCCATGCCGTTTTCCCCGACCACGGCCGTGTTGGCTACCACTCTGGACATGGTTCGACTCTTTCTTATCCtctacggccgcatgtgcctcag atatGAGCCGGCGACTTCTAGCGAACGGTGCTTATCGTCCAAATCTCTGCTTCCTGTCAGTCTCACGGCTTCTACTCTAGCGAGCAAACAGACTGTGTTTCATCTTTCCAGGGAACGAACG GATGACAAATTTAGTTTGGTTAGATGGTTTC GTTTCAAAATGGATAAACTTGATTTCACACAGAGGCTGTATAGTGTAGGCCAGGAACCTTTTCCGAATAAAAGCATTGCCTACTACAGCGATGACAGCAAGCTCTTCCCTGCTCTTAAAGAAGCACTCGAGGCAGATGAATGGGAGGAGCTCAAGAACTCGAGAGTAGGAGTGTTCTTAAAGTTCCACGAAATGAAGTTTGgatgggcttcaaggctggtgcACTATATACTGTATTTTCAGCTTAACTGCAAGAAGAAGTTTGAGTTGTGGAGTCTCGTAGGTGTTGAACCATTGAGGTTTTCTCTGCATGAATTTGAAGAGATAACTGGCCTGAACTGCGAGTATGTGAAGAATCTCGAGAATCCGTTGGTTGAGGTAACGACTGACATGAAAGCATTTTGGGCGCAGATGGGAGTGAATTTCGACCGGGGGCCAAGTATTGATGAATTAACTACAGCGTGTCAGATGTGCAGAACATGGTCTCGAGATGATCGGCTGCGTTTAGGGTATCTAGCCATCTACGCTGGCTTCATCGAAGCAGCAAGAACCTCGCCACCCACACGGGCTAGCCTGACTAGGTTAGTGATGGATCTAGATGCTTTTGAAGATTATCCGTGGGGAAGAGTAGCCTTTAAATTCTTGATGGAGTCGGTGAAGGGTGTAGACTTGACAAAGACGTATGCTATTGAAGGCTTTGTTCAGGTTCTTCAAGTCTGGGTCTACTGTTGTCTCCCTGAATTTGGAGCTGGGTTTGGTCACCCTATAGAAGGTTCTCCGACCCCACCTCTACTTGCCTTCTTAGGTGGCAAAGGCAAGAGAAGGCTCCAGGAGAATATGCTGAAACAG ACTAGGACTAAGAACTTTACTATGAAGGATTACTCTGAAATGTTCCCTCGCTGGGATGGTGAGCTGGAAGATGAGAAGGCTGATAACATAGTGAAGGCAGTGTTTTCTTCAGGCTGGGCATGGGAACAAAGTCACTGGCCTCTCGTCGGAACAAAACTGTGGACAAATGTGAAGGTGGAGATCCTTCCGATGAAGACGGAAGCTGGTCAGATGGTGCGAAGCTTGAAGACAGTGTCCCCTTCTCGCACACAGTCTGATGCAGAATCACGCAAGAAGGCTCGTGAGTCCCCTGGCCTGGATGTGGAGACCATGAAAGGAGAAATAGTTCGTTGGCTAACTGGCCTGACTTCTAATATGGTTGAGGGGCAGAGCAGATGCGAGAACACTCTGAAGACACAATCCCGCATGATTGAGGGCCTTACAACTCAGGTGGGAGCTGTTGAGAAGATGGTGCGTGAAGGTTGGAAGGAAGACCACACCAAAGCTGATTCATCTACTGATGTACCTGAGGCAAACAAATCTGATGGAGACAAAGCTAAGAAGGACAGCGCTGAAGAAAGCAAAGGTGATGAAAGCGATGAAAGCAAAGGTGAGGAAAGCAAAGGTGAGGAAAGCAGAGCCGAGGAAAGCAAAGCTGCGGAAACAGCTCCCAAAGGAATGACAACAAGAGCCAAAGCTAGAGACACCCAAGCCACTGTG AGTGAGAGTGAAAATGAGAATGGAGGCATAAGTGTTGTTGTAGTAGATAAAGAACAATCATGCATTGAATATGGTTCTGTGAAAAAACTGAAACAAGTTGGTAAAGTGAGAGCTGCTCGCATTGTGGCCCGTGCTAAAAGTGAGCGGCAACGTAGGCTTGCTGCAACTCAGCAGTCTCCTTTTGATGGAAACAACACGGAAAAGGTTATTATACCTAACCAGCCGAAGCAAGGCCAGGGATATAACCCATTTGCTAATCCTGATCGCCAGAAGCTCTCTGCTCTTCTTGATTGGGTGAAACTTGACCC CAAATGGCGACAGAAGGTCAAAGGTTCTTCAAGTCATTGGTTCTACATACTACTAACTCCTACAAAATGGTCGATTGACACG CACATGGATGCTGGCATTAATCTCTTAAGGCTCCGATACACAAAGCACCCTGAATGGTTTAGGTCCGACAGATTTTGCATTTTGGATGCTGTATTTACTCAAATGTGGACAGCAAAGTACTCAGAGTTTCTGGCCTCTCCTGCCAATCCTGACGGCTCAGGTAAACTACTCCCTCCTGGCGCCTTAGACTACTACACAGGAGAGGAACCAGCGTATAACAGATCAAATAAGACATGGGCACTGGAGATTGATGATATATATGTGCCATTATTGGTTAAGAACGATCATTGGGTAGCTTGCTGGATATCAATCCCGAGGAGACGCATAGTGATTTGGGATAGTTATCTTGCTTACGCTACGGATGCAGAAATTGCTAAGGCCGTGAAGCCTATTGCACACATGCTGCCGTATATGCTGCGTATGTTATCTACCGGTGCGGAGAGGGAGTTGTACACAGTTGATTTCACACATGAGCGTGAATCTGGGGTgccacaaaacaaacaaagtggTGACTGTGGAGTGTATTGCTTGAAGTATATAGAATGTCATGCACTTGACATGCCATTCCCACCTCATGAGCTGTGTGATAAGAAGATCAAGACAATCAGGTCTCAGATGGCGAGTGAGATATTTGATGAGACCAGGATAAACGGCACAGAGAAACGTGATTACAAGCATCTCGGTCTCTATGACTAA